The genomic interval GTGATATCGATAGTCACTTATCATATTATTTCAGCTTGAAACAACTCGCTTTTGAAAAATAGTGCCTGCTAGGGTTTCTTTTTCAAACTTTTTTGTCAAAGAACAGTTTCATTTGGCACAGTCTGTTGGTACAGTTGCAGGTGCGCTTTTAGGGACTTCCACCATTACCAGTTATATCGAAAGTTCTGCCGGGATTCAGGCCGGCGGCAGAACGGGTTTATCCAATATCATTACGGCCTGTCTGCTCCTTTTATCCTTATTTTTTTATCCCCTGATAAAAATGATCGGGGGCGGTTATCAAACTTCCAATGGAACCCATCTCTATCCCATTATTGCGCCAGCCCTGATAATAGTAGGAAGTATGATGATCTTTAATGTGCGGAAAATAAAATGGGAGGATCCTACCGAGTCGCTGCCCTCCTTTTTAACCCTTTCTATCATGCCTTTTTCCCTAAGTATTACAGAAGGTTTGTCCTTTGGGTTCATTTCCTATTCCCTGTTGAAGCTCGTTACCGGCAAGGCCCGTGAGTTACATTGGGCATTTCATCTAGTCTCTGTGGCGTTTATTATCAGATACATTTTTTTAAAAATGTAATTGCCTGAAGATGTCCGTGTTGGACGCTCTGTTTTTAAAGAATAAACAACAAAATACAAACAAGATAATCCTTCCCAATTAGTGATTGACAAAAATTGTTCTGAAGCTAATATAGTTCGATATTTAATATACAAGCGTTGTTTAAGAATGAATGTTTTGTTCGTGTAGTTTAAAAATTGGCTCTGAAGGAGAAACTATTTTTTACCAGATTTGTTTGTCCTCTATCTCAAAATTTTTATATGGTGAAGGAATATCATGTTATTACAAATCGTA from Candidatus Brocadia sp. carries:
- a CDS encoding NCS2 family permease yields the protein MVPARVSFSNFFVKEQFHLAQSVGTVAGALLGTSTITSYIESSAGIQAGGRTGLSNIITACLLLLSLFFYPLIKMIGGGYQTSNGTHLYPIIAPALIIVGSMMIFNVRKIKWEDPTESLPSFLTLSIMPFSLSITEGLSFGFISYSLLKLVTGKARELHWAFHLVSVAFIIRYIFLKM